From one Pagrus major chromosome 21, Pma_NU_1.0 genomic stretch:
- the LOC141017358 gene encoding methyl-CpG-binding domain protein 3-like: MERKSVTLPVKRIFNKPQIVRSLGSSLHTNVNPSQAIAGRSLMTKVQRSRHKHLYDINHQIRAKPDLNTTLPVRQTASIFKQPVTKVTNHPNNKVKTDPQKAVDQPKQLFWERKLSGLNAFDIAEELVKTMDLPKGLQGVGPASSDKTLLSAIASALHTSPAPVTGQLTAAVEKNPGVWLNTSQPLCKAFVVTDEDIRKQEDLVQNVRRRLEEALTADMLAHIEDATEDAEVSKAEKVEQVEKEEL, from the exons atggagagaaaaag TGTAACGTTACCTGTTAAGCGTATCTTCAACAAGCCGCAGATAGTCCGCAGTCTGGGCAGCAGCCTTCACACAAATGTGAATCCCAGCCAGGCCATCGCAGGACGGTCGCTCATGACCAAAGTGCAGCGCAGCAGGCACAAGCATCTCTATGACATCAACCATCAAATCAGG GCCAAGCCTGATTTAAACACGACACTACCAGTTCGACAGACGGCATCCATCTTCAAACAACCAGTGACCAAGGTAACAAATCATCCCAACAACAAGGTGAAGACGGACCCGCAGAAGGCTGTGGACCAACCCAAACAA CTGTTCTGGGAGAGGAAGTTGAGCGGGTTAAATGCCTTTGATATCGCGGAGGAGCTGGTGAAAACTATGGATCTGCCTAAAGGCTTACAGG GTGTTGGGCCTGCGAGTTCAGATAAAACGCTGCTTTCTGCCATCGCCAGCGCCCTGCACACCAGCCCCGCTCCTGTCACCGGACAGCTCACAGCTGCAGTGGAGAAGAACCCTGGAGTCTGGCTCAACACGTCACAACCTCTGTGCAAAGCCTTCGTAGTGACTGATGAAGACATCAG GAAGCAGGAGGACCTGGTGCAGAATGTGAGGAGGCGTCTGGAGGAAGCCCTCACGGCTGACATGTTGGCTCATATAGAGGACGCCACCGAAGACGCAGAAGTCAGCAAAGCAGAGAAGGTTGAGcaggtggagaaggaggaatTATAG
- the LOC141017345 gene encoding RNA-binding protein MEX3B-like, with protein MPSPLFHPEIMDHDVVISSQHSGVGLPRETDQESREEDHQEALRFALDQLSLMALEKVDCGGGGGGGVSDSLDGNQGPGSEGCNGVGGGGYVDLQMLEHPNGSRDSPASCSPSPEYYGSGGYHMAGSHPMLHGEQSSVLCNRKRSVNMTECVPVPSSEHVAEIVGRQGCKIKALRAKTNTYIKTPVRGEEPVFIVTGRREDVEMAKREIVSAAEHFSMIRASRCKAGAPGAGGGGGGGSGGGSLPGPPHLPGQTTIQVRVPYRVVGLVVGPKGATIKRIQQQTHTYIVTPSREKDPVFEVTGMPENVDRAREEIETHITLRTGTFVDLQGDNDFHSNGTDVSLEGLGALSGGLGASLWSRATGHHSAPPPPPPSPPPAIPMSMHHSSGRKMSSSVAYHTHNGGMSSENFNATRKANDGGSPTSPFSTSSSSAGGGFSFGGDSTPGLPSSEELGFEFSASNIWAPFVNGGAGNKTAGSSQQQPLRRNSSGLSGGAITPRLSPTLPQDTGVGPLDHPLARRAQSDPLSTLSWLQSGSAGGGSFSGASSSSSGGSSTGYSSCSASSLPGGSPTDSEGGGSGVGLSSGMLSRLKGSTGPGVAGLVGVGPGINRDCFVCYESEVTAALVPCGHNLFCMECAGQICQSAEPECPVCHTPTTQCIRIFS; from the exons ATGCCGAGCCCTTTATTCCACCCCGAGATTATGGACCACGACGTGGTGATCAGCAGCCAGCACAGCGGGGTCGGTCTGCCCCGGGAGACGGACCAGGAGTCGCGGGAAGAGGACCACCAAGAGGCGCTCCGCTTCGCCCTGGACCAGCTGTCACTCATGGCCCTGGAGAAGGTGGACTGCGGGGGCGGCGGTGGCGGTGGTGTGAGCGACAGCCTGGATGGGAACCAGGGTCCCGGCTCCGAAGGCTGCAACGGTGTCGGCGGAGGCGGCTACGTGGATCTGCAGATGCTGGAGCATCCCAACGGGTCCCGGGACTCGCCCGCGTCCTGCTCTCCGTCCCCGGAGTACTACGGCTCGGGCGGGTACCACATGGCCGGCTCGCACCCCATGCTCCACGGGGAACAAAGCTCCGTCCTCTGCAACAGGAAGAGAAGTGTCAACATGACCGAGTGCGTGCCTGTGCCCAGCTCTGAACATGTGGCCGAGATAGTGGGGAGACAAG GTTGTAAGATCAAGGCCTTGCGTGCCAAAACAAACACCTACATAAAGACTCCAGTCAGAGGCGAGGAGCCGGTGTTCATCGTGACGGGACGCAGGGAGGATGTGGAGATGGCCAAACGTGAGATAGTCTCCGCGGCGGAGCATTTCTCCATGATCAGGGCATCCCGCTGCAAAGCTGGAGCtcctggagcaggaggaggaggaggaggcggcagcggcggcggctCTCTGCCCGGACCACCACACTTACCTGGACAGACCACCATACAG GTGAGGGTGCCCTACAGAGTAGTCGGTTTAGTTGTTGGACCAAAGGGAGCAACTATCAAGCGCATCCAGCAGCAGACTCACACCTACATCGTGACACCCAGTCGAGAGAAAGACCCGGTGTTCGAGGTGACCGGCATGCCGGAGAACGTTGACCGGGCGAGAGAGGAGATCGAGACCCACATCACCCTGCGGACTGGAACCTTTGTTGACCTGCAGGGAGACAATGACTTCCACTCCAACGGCACTGATGTCAGTCTAGAAGGTCTGGGTGCCCTGAGCGGGGGGCTGGGGGCGTCTCTGTGGTCCAGGGCTACCGGCCACCACTCtgcaccccctcctcctccaccctccccaCCTCCTGCTATTCCCATGTCCATGCACCACTCCTCCGGCCGGAAGATGTCCTCCTCAGTCGCCTATCACACGCACAACGGCGGCATGAGCTCAGAAAACTTCAACGCCACCCGCAAGGCCAACGATGGAGGCAGCCCCACTAGCCCTTTTAGCACAAGCTCCAGCAGTGCTGGAGGAGGATTCTCTTTTGGGGGCGACTCCACCCCAGGGCTGCCCTCTTCAGAGGAACTGGGCTTTGAGTTCAGCGCCTCCAACATCTGGGCACCTTTCGTTAACGGCGGGGCAGGCAATAAGACGGCTGGCTCctcccagcagcagcctctACGTCGCAACAGCAGCGGCCTCAGCGGTGGTGCCATCACTCCACGATTGTCTCCAACTCTGCCTCAGGACACAGGCGTGGGCCCCCTAGATCATCCATTAGCCCGTCGTGCCCAGAGCGACCCCCTGAGCACTCTGTCCTGGCTGCAGTCCGGCAGCGCAGGAGGGGGCTCCTTCTCCGGAGCgtccagctccagctccggCGGCTCGTCCACCGGCTACTCCTCCTGCTCGGCCTCCTCCCTGCCCGGCGGTTCACCCACTGACTCCGAAGGAGGCGGCAGCGGCGTGGGCCTCAGCTCCGGGATGCTGAGCCGACTGAAAGGCAGCACCGGCCCCGGGGTCGCGGGTCTGGTCGGCGTCGGCCCCGGGATCAACAGGGACTGCTTTGTGTGTTACGAGAGCGAGGTGACAGCAGCCCTGGTGCCTTGTGGCCACAACCTGTTCTGCATGGAGTGCGCCGGGCAAATCTGCCAGTCAGCCGAGCCAGAGTGCCCCGTCTGCCACACCCCCACCACACAGTGCATCCGCATCTTCTCCTAA